A stretch of the Pirellulales bacterium genome encodes the following:
- a CDS encoding glycosyltransferase family 39 protein yields the protein MTNIRVPIWLPLTAILLAALMLRLAAGWYWQSQRPVDRPFVFGDSESYWELARSVAHGEPYQFGTPDAKVFRTPGYPVVLSLVFLLGSEQPSPLAARFISALCGTIAVAGVYGLARSLFDRRAGLIAAAMIAVYPGAIVLSAVVLSEAPFAPLAVLHLGCWALAWKAIRTSAMLAYGTCGGLLAAAATLMRPSWLLFVPFALIVGSLDHRRARHWSIGAAMLCGLAIGMAPWWIRNWQVVGHFVPTTLQVGASLYDGLNPRATGGSEMNFVAEFERSEREVVGATEPLEYRLDQRLRRAAIEWAASHPLAVLELAGIKFARMWNVWPNEPQFRGWGVRLAVLVTYMPLLALGAIGVWRYRGMGFPVALCWLPAVYLALLHVVFVSSMRYREPAMLPMAALAASVLARAGPSLIDGK from the coding sequence ATGACCAATATTCGAGTACCAATCTGGCTGCCGCTGACGGCGATTTTGCTCGCAGCGCTGATGTTGCGACTGGCGGCCGGCTGGTATTGGCAGTCGCAGCGTCCGGTGGATCGCCCCTTTGTGTTTGGCGACAGCGAAAGCTACTGGGAGTTAGCGCGCAGCGTGGCTCATGGGGAGCCGTATCAATTTGGAACTCCCGACGCCAAGGTGTTTCGTACCCCAGGTTATCCGGTAGTGTTGTCATTGGTATTTTTGCTGGGGAGCGAGCAGCCTTCGCCCCTGGCTGCGCGTTTCATCAGCGCGCTTTGTGGGACCATAGCCGTGGCGGGCGTGTATGGATTGGCGCGATCGCTGTTTGATCGACGCGCCGGTTTGATTGCGGCGGCTATGATCGCTGTCTACCCCGGAGCGATCGTGCTCAGCGCGGTGGTATTGAGCGAGGCGCCATTTGCGCCGCTGGCCGTGCTACACCTAGGCTGTTGGGCGCTGGCGTGGAAAGCCATCAGAACCAGCGCCATGTTGGCGTATGGCACGTGCGGAGGGCTATTGGCCGCCGCCGCCACGCTGATGCGCCCCAGTTGGCTCTTGTTTGTGCCCTTCGCCTTGATCGTCGGCAGCCTCGATCATCGCAGGGCGCGGCACTGGTCGATTGGGGCAGCCATGCTTTGCGGACTGGCGATCGGCATGGCGCCGTGGTGGATTCGCAATTGGCAGGTGGTGGGACATTTCGTGCCGACCACTTTGCAGGTGGGCGCCAGTCTGTATGACGGGTTGAACCCTCGGGCGACGGGTGGCAGCGAGATGAACTTTGTCGCGGAATTTGAGCGTTCGGAACGCGAGGTTGTCGGCGCCACTGAACCGCTGGAATATCGACTCGATCAAAGGCTGCGGCGGGCCGCCATTGAGTGGGCGGCTTCGCATCCGTTGGCCGTGCTGGAATTGGCGGGAATCAAATTCGCGCGGATGTGGAATGTCTGGCCCAATGAGCCGCAGTTTCGTGGATGGGGCGTGCGGTTGGCTGTGCTGGTGACGTATATGCCGCTGCTCGCGCTGGGCGCGATCGGCGTTTGGCGGTATCGCGGCATGGGGTTCCCCGTGGCGCTCTGCTGGTTGCCGGCCGTCTATCTCGCGCTGCTGCATGTGGTGTTCGTCAGTTCAATGCGGTATCGCGAACCGGCGATGCTGCCCATGGCGGCCTTGGCTGCCTCGGTATTGGCTCGGGCCGGCCCATCATTGATCGACGGCAAGTAG
- the dapF gene encoding diaminopimelate epimerase — protein MRFVKMHGAGNDYVYVNCFDESLPGDVTETARQISDRHFGVGGDGLVLICPSDVADARMRMFNADGSEAEMCGNAIRCVGKFLFDHGICQKQRLAIETGRGVLSLDLEIVDGVVERARVNMGRPILAPAEIPTTLAATGQWQGSDVVVDAPLEIVGETLTVTCVSMGNPHCVTFVDKLSDRWVHEIGPRVEKHARFPRRVNAEFIEIVSPSELRMRVWERGSGETLACGTGAAAVCVAGMLSGRTERRVTIHLLGGDLELEWAEDGCVYKTGPATEVFSGEWFPSGALNPK, from the coding sequence ATGCGGTTTGTGAAGATGCACGGGGCGGGCAATGACTATGTCTACGTGAACTGTTTTGACGAGTCGCTGCCTGGCGATGTGACGGAAACAGCGAGGCAGATATCGGACCGCCATTTTGGAGTCGGCGGCGACGGGTTGGTTTTGATCTGTCCGTCGGATGTCGCCGACGCCCGCATGCGCATGTTCAACGCCGATGGATCGGAAGCGGAGATGTGCGGCAACGCAATTCGTTGCGTGGGCAAGTTCTTGTTCGATCACGGCATTTGCCAGAAGCAGCGGCTGGCAATTGAAACTGGCCGGGGGGTACTGAGCCTCGACCTGGAGATCGTCGATGGAGTCGTTGAGCGCGCGCGTGTGAATATGGGGCGTCCGATCCTCGCGCCGGCCGAGATCCCCACGACGCTGGCGGCCACCGGGCAATGGCAAGGGAGCGACGTAGTGGTTGACGCGCCATTGGAGATTGTAGGAGAGACGCTGACCGTCACCTGCGTCTCGATGGGCAACCCGCACTGCGTGACCTTTGTAGATAAGCTGTCGGACCGCTGGGTGCATGAGATCGGTCCGCGCGTCGAGAAGCACGCTCGGTTTCCGCGGCGTGTCAACGCGGAGTTCATCGAAATCGTCTCGCCTAGCGAGTTGCGCATGCGCGTGTGGGAACGCGGTTCAGGCGAGACGCTGGCCTGTGGCACAGGCGCCGCCGCCGTGTGCGTGGCGGGCATGCTGTCCGGCAGGACGGAGCGACGGGTGACGATTCATCTGTTGGGGGGTGATCTGGAGTTGGAATGGGCCGAGGATGGTTGCGTCTACAAGACCGGCCCGGCCACAGAAGTGTTTTCGGGAGAATGGTTCCCGTCGGGGGCGCTGAATCCCAAATAA
- a CDS encoding lysophospholipid acyltransferase family protein: MKIRSAFLNKTAGLVAATTVRSWMSTLDYKVAYYDATVDPVNPRWSGQKIYVFWHEYILFPLFLRGRSNLAMLLSRHQDAEILSYAAHHLGFEFVRGSTNRGGMAALRELLRRSEQMNLTITPDGPRGPRRELAQGPIYLSSKLQMPLVVMGFGYDRPWRAKSWDRFAVPRPYSRARAVVSPPLRIPARLDRDSLEQYRLQTEQLLNRLTCEAEAWAESGTRKLNERPLRREPSPHGAGRIDNGHRLRAPRHMATTPQ; the protein is encoded by the coding sequence ATGAAGATTCGTAGCGCGTTTTTGAACAAGACGGCCGGTTTAGTCGCTGCGACCACAGTGCGCTCGTGGATGAGCACGCTGGATTACAAGGTTGCGTACTATGACGCCACCGTCGACCCGGTGAATCCGCGTTGGAGCGGCCAAAAGATCTATGTCTTTTGGCATGAGTACATTCTGTTCCCGCTGTTTCTGCGTGGACGTTCGAACCTGGCGATGTTGCTCAGCCGCCATCAAGACGCGGAAATCTTGAGCTATGCCGCGCATCACTTGGGTTTTGAATTTGTGCGCGGCTCGACTAATCGAGGAGGCATGGCGGCGCTGCGCGAGTTGTTGCGCCGCAGCGAGCAGATGAACCTGACGATCACGCCCGACGGGCCACGCGGTCCGCGACGAGAGCTGGCCCAGGGACCGATCTACTTGTCATCGAAATTGCAGATGCCGTTGGTGGTGATGGGCTTTGGTTACGACCGTCCCTGGCGGGCGAAGAGTTGGGACCGATTTGCCGTGCCGCGTCCCTATTCGCGAGCACGCGCCGTGGTCAGTCCGCCGCTCCGCATTCCTGCCCGGTTAGATCGAGACTCGCTGGAGCAGTACCGATTGCAGACCGAACAACTGCTCAATCGACTCACGTGCGAGGCGGAGGCGTGGGCCGAATCCGGGACGCGCAAGTTGAACGAACGCCCGCTGCGGCGAGAGCCATCGCCGCATGGCGCCGGGCGAATCGACAATGGTCATCGCCTGCGCGCGCCGCGTCATATGGCAACGACGCCCCAGTAG
- a CDS encoding Nramp family divalent metal transporter, whose product MGPGLIIAASIVGSGELIGTTKTGAQAGIWLLWLILIGCLIKVFVQVEFGRFAVGEGQTSMEGMNAVPGPRLRVNWLVWYWLAMFCVGLGQLGGIVGGVGESMAIAVPLTGDNQRAFSLRHETARYEREVRARALAAGLAANGDSDTAEQRARRNAIEQAVATEFGHHPPSAVVEAESTRDDVYWSWIITAITAVLLVNGRYSLIQNISTVLVAIFTAVTVFNVIALQTHDAWALSWDDFKNGLSFQLPPAMEGAAWAPLMTALATFGIIGVGASELVAYPYWCIERGYARFTGRRDGTHAWAERANGWMRVMRWDAWLSMVIYTFATIAFYLQGAAVLNREGLDVSGGQIVYTLAQMYVPIFGRWAGPVFLLGAFAVLYSTFFVATAGNARIAADALRVFGLGSATEASRVRMVKILCGVFPFVSVIIYTIIKEPVRLVLISGLMQSIMLPMLAAAALYFRYFRTDSRIAPGKLWDAMLWLSSLGLLIAGAFGAWDGIAKAIRAIWQ is encoded by the coding sequence CTGGGGCCGGGATTAATCATCGCGGCGTCGATTGTGGGCTCTGGCGAATTGATCGGCACGACCAAGACGGGGGCGCAAGCGGGCATCTGGTTGCTGTGGCTGATTCTCATTGGCTGCCTGATCAAGGTGTTTGTGCAGGTGGAGTTTGGCCGCTTTGCCGTGGGCGAGGGGCAAACCAGCATGGAGGGGATGAACGCCGTGCCGGGGCCGAGACTGCGCGTCAATTGGTTGGTGTGGTATTGGCTGGCGATGTTCTGCGTGGGGCTAGGTCAACTCGGGGGAATTGTCGGAGGCGTTGGCGAATCGATGGCGATCGCCGTGCCGCTGACAGGGGACAATCAGCGCGCATTCAGTCTGCGGCACGAGACGGCACGATACGAGCGCGAGGTTCGCGCGAGGGCGTTGGCGGCCGGACTTGCGGCCAACGGGGATAGCGACACCGCCGAACAGCGGGCACGGCGGAATGCGATCGAGCAGGCGGTCGCCACCGAGTTTGGGCATCATCCCCCGTCGGCCGTCGTCGAAGCCGAGTCGACGCGCGACGACGTCTATTGGAGTTGGATTATCACCGCGATTACGGCAGTGCTGTTGGTCAATGGCCGATACTCGTTGATTCAAAATATCTCGACGGTGCTGGTAGCGATCTTCACTGCGGTGACGGTCTTCAACGTGATCGCGCTGCAGACGCACGACGCATGGGCGCTGAGTTGGGACGACTTCAAGAACGGACTGAGTTTTCAATTGCCGCCGGCCATGGAGGGGGCCGCCTGGGCGCCATTGATGACGGCGCTGGCCACGTTTGGCATTATTGGCGTCGGCGCCAGCGAACTGGTGGCGTATCCCTATTGGTGCATTGAGCGGGGTTACGCCCGATTCACGGGCCGGCGCGACGGTACGCATGCCTGGGCAGAACGGGCCAATGGCTGGATGCGGGTGATGCGGTGGGATGCCTGGTTGTCGATGGTGATTTACACCTTTGCCACCATCGCATTTTATCTTCAGGGGGCGGCGGTGCTGAACCGCGAAGGACTGGATGTGTCGGGCGGACAAATTGTCTACACCTTGGCGCAGATGTATGTGCCGATCTTTGGCCGCTGGGCGGGACCAGTATTCTTGCTGGGGGCGTTCGCGGTCTTGTATTCGACGTTTTTTGTCGCCACCGCGGGCAACGCGCGGATCGCCGCCGACGCGCTGCGCGTGTTTGGCCTGGGCTCCGCGACCGAAGCGTCGCGGGTGCGCATGGTAAAGATCTTGTGCGGCGTGTTTCCGTTTGTCTCGGTGATTATTTACACCATCATCAAGGAACCGGTGCGGTTGGTGCTCATCAGCGGGCTAATGCAGTCGATCATGCTGCCGATGTTGGCGGCGGCGGCGTTGTACTTTCGCTATTTCCGCACTGATTCACGCATTGCGCCGGGCAAATTGTGGGACGCGATGCTGTGGTTAAGTTCGCTGGGGCTGCTCATTGCCGGCGCGTTCGGCGCCTGGGATGGCATAGCGAAAGCGATTCGAGCAATTTGGCAGTAG